Genomic window (Christensenellaceae bacterium):
ATCCAAGTGATTTTTATCAAGAGAAAGTTGATGTGGTTTTTTATGACCCTGCAACAAAATATAAATATAAGGAAATAAGGGATCATCAGACACAGGTCGTTTTAATTGAATTTCAATATAATATAACGGGAATGCTTAATAAAATTATTTATGCAAATGGCAGAGAGATTCAGTTTAACTATTCAAATAATACAATTAGTAAAATAACTTATCCTGACGGAGATTGTACTTATATTGAATCACAAAACGGAGGAAGTTTTATTAACAAAATTTATGGTGAAGCAAAGGCGGGTGTATTAATTACTTGGACAAATAATAAGGTGTCAAACATAAAAAACACTCTTCATTTTGCAAGTATAAAACCATCAGGGGTTGCAGATTATGGCAGCGGAGGTGTTGATGGTTGTGGGGAAATGGCGTTTACTTATCTAAGTGGCACCAAAGCAATCAAAAATGATGTTGCTACAGGTTTGCAAATCGACTATGAGCGTACGGATAAAACTAATGGTTTTGAGGTTGCTGAAACAGTTCTTAATAATCCTTTAATAGGGGATATTACATATTCACGTGATATGTTTGGCAATAATACACGTGATTATTGTTATTGTGGAAATCATAGCAAACGTAGGCTGGTTGACCCGCAAAATAGTGTGACAGAAGAAGGAAGTACGAGTACCTATAAAACAGCTGGCGGTGACATTGTGCGCAAAGACGTTTCAAAAACTTTTGAGTATGGCAACGGTAAACTGGAGAAAGAGACATTAACAACTTGGGTAACTGAAAATGGTCCTGTTGTAATAGGAGAATTAATATGTAGGGGATCTGAACTTAATTATAGTTATGATTTAGATGACAAACTTGAAGAGATAGTTCAAAGAACTTTCACAAATAGTTACAGCAAAACAGTTGGAATTATTCAAAAGAGATTGCCAATCAATCCTTTAACTCCTGATATACAGGAATGGGAGACTTATCATGCAAATGAGCCTGCCAAGAGGCTTTATCACAAAGTTAAAGTGGAGGAGGGGCGCACTACTGAGGAGTATAGCGAACTTAACCCGTTAAAGAAGACATCCATTGAATATTTACCAGACACAAATGTGGCGAAAAAAGTCACTGACCCTGACAGCAATGAAATTTCGGTTAACTTTAAGCCAGACACTTATGAGGTCACGGAGATTAATGCTAATGTTTCAGGCATAGTTAACAAAACCGACATATCTCACGCAAAAGATTTTTTGACGAGTTTATCGAGCAATAGCGGGGGCAATAAGACAGTGTACGACTTTGAATATTACAGCAAAAACGGCAGTTTATATAACTCAAAGCAGGACATTAAAATTGACGGAACGGTATATGTGAGCACAGCGCACAAGCGAGTGAGTGGCGTGGACATTGTTACCTCAACTTATGCAAGCGGAGAAAAGATTGAAACCCGTGTTGATGCTGTAGGTGGTGTGGTTGAAACATACTACTATGATGCAGGCGGGAATGAACAAGCCCTGTCAACACAAGTTTATGGTGAACATGGCATTGTCCAAAGCTGTGACTGCATTACAGGTGAAATTATCAATTATACTTATGACACTTTGGGCACACTCATAGGGACTGAAAACAATCAAATACCTTCAGCCCTTACTTCCATCAGCCTAAACAACTCAGCACAGCCAAGCAGCCTTTTAATAAGAAACAGAGAAACCGGTATAATAGATAACTATAGTTTTAGTTATGACAATAAGGGTGATTTTATCTGGGAGTATAATCATGGGGTAGGAAAAGAGAGTAGTTCAACTAAAGACAAGCTTGGCAGGCTGGATGAGTTTAAGATGAACGGTGTCACCTACAAAATCGGTTACAAAAACGGTGTGGCATATAGTCATGCCGGCGGCAGCGGGGTATACACCACAAATTTTGCAAACAGTCTTGGAATTAAGAATGGAGCCACCCTTTATACCTACGACTATGATGACAGGGGGAA
Coding sequences:
- a CDS encoding RHS repeat-associated core domain-containing protein — encoded protein: MIHTFDLGKAGNGGIDMISSTLTSGSLTYVHEDVSPISNVKGVSVIHTYCSYQDPNKNTATTTDPLYGKNFDISLRPHYNKNDPSDFYQEKVDVVFYDPATKYKYKEIRDHQTQVVLIEFQYNITGMLNKIIYANGREIQFNYSNNTISKITYPDGDCTYIESQNGGSFINKIYGEAKAGVLITWTNNKVSNIKNTLHFASIKPSGVADYGSGGVDGCGEMAFTYLSGTKAIKNDVATGLQIDYERTDKTNGFEVAETVLNNPLIGDITYSRDMFGNNTRDYCYCGNHSKRRLVDPQNSVTEEGSTSTYKTAGGDIVRKDVSKTFEYGNGKLEKETLTTWVTENGPVVIGELICRGSELNYSYDLDDKLEEIVQRTFTNSYSKTVGIIQKRLPINPLTPDIQEWETYHANEPAKRLYHKVKVEEGRTTEEYSELNPLKKTSIEYLPDTNVAKKVTDPDSNEISVNFKPDTYEVTEINANVSGIVNKTDISHAKDFLTSLSSNSGGNKTVYDFEYYSKNGSLYNSKQDIKIDGTVYVSTAHKRVSGVDIVTSTYASGEKIETRVDAVGGVVETYYYDAGGNEQALSTQVYGEHGIVQSCDCITGEIINYTYDTLGTLIGTENNQIPSALTSISLNNSAQPSSLLIRNRETGIIDNYSFSYDNKGDFIWEYNHGVGKESSSTKDKLGRLDEFKMNGVTYKIGYKNGVAYSHAGGSGVYTTNFANSLGIKNGATLYTYDYDDRGNVSEYAAGGNTSKYEYDGINRLKREDNQSLNKTEVFTYDDNGNILTKTVYPFSPNIPTNNLTNGDVIAYTYSGDKLTLFNGQSCIYDILGNPTTYRGKTLTWERLKNLKSIGGVIFDYNVAGLRTRKTNGFTQTKYIWNGDRLMAEKRTVDTSSIDLNIYCGDDMRCGDDLYSIAKPVDSIKETLIHFTYNHTTGIDGFRVKKTGEANWTQYNYRKNLQGDITHVLNSSNVVVAQYVYDAWGNCTIVTDVDGIGTLNPFRYRGYYYDVETGLYYLKSRYYDPQTGRFINQDDISYLQPSVINGLNLYAYCLNNPIAHTDPNGNVIPILLLFGVAALVGAGVGFGVSVGTQWATNGWNDINWGVAGVDALFGALTGVLAVSPIGVLGQMAVGGMLSMANYALASAVQGTQIIEAGLFMSFGIGLVAGAFRGNGLTYGAKAFNMANGLSNNVIQTVNSRGLMAGIDAFGRTVGRHFIQPFSINAVQAGLLRFMGGTGTYYLEKLFSYWF